Genomic window (Nitrospirales bacterium LBB_01):
GATTTAAGTGTGATTTTCTCACTTTTGTTTCTTTTGGCAATATTTATTTTTGGCGCTGTAATGTTTGCTCAGGGACATAAACAAAATGACATTATGAAAAAACTCATCTCTTTTGGAATATTTTGGTTTTTCATAGGAATTTTACCTCAATCAAGCCTCATAAATAAGTATGGCTGGACCATATTTGAGTACAGGGTTTATTTGTCATCGCTGGGATTCTTTATTGCTGTGTTTTTTCTGGTACTACACATTTTTAGAAATAAAGCGATGTCTGTAGTCAATTATTTAATTGCTGCGATAATAGTTCTAAGCGCTGTGACTACACTTTATTTAAACGGTAACTGGCAGTCTGAAATTAAACTATGGGAGGACAATGTAAAAAAAGAGCCGCTACATCCTGTGCCCAGCATTCAATTAGGAATTGCCTACGGTAATGCTAAACGCTTCAAAGAGGCACATGCGGAATTTGAGAGGGCAAGCCAGATGGAACCAGACTTTCCCGAAATACCCTATCAAAACGGTAAAGTGTTTGCAATGGAGCGTCAATATGACAAGGCTCTTGAGCAATTTGATAAATCTATCAGTATTAACAGTTATCTGCCCTTTACTCACTTTGATAAGGCTGAGGTGCTTGCAATTAAAAATAAGTGGCCAGAGGTGATAGATGAACTACTACTGTCATTAAAATGCGGTGGAGGCGGCTATTTTACTCTTTACGACTTACTTGGACGGGCATTTACCGCTACGGGCAGAGTTGGCGAGGCTATAAGGGCTTATGAAAGAGCGCTGAGAATATATTCGGACAATGCTGAGACTCACAACAATCTGGGCAACCTTTACACTCAGACGGGCAATTTTGCTATGGCTAACACAGAAATTCTGACAGCTCTTAAACTTAACCCTGAACTATACGAGGGCTATAATAACCTTGGAGTTTTATATGCTAACACCGGCAGGATGACAGATGCTGTAAAGGAGTTTCAGAGGGCGCTTGCTATAAAAAAAGATTATACAACAGGACTAAAAAATCTTGCCAATGCCTATATGGGACTTAAGATGTTTGATGATGCAGGCAGCACTCTTAAAGCTGCAATAGAAATGAACCCAGAGAGCGTTGAAATACTAACCACAATTGGCAATATGCATCTGCTTAAAGGAAACAAACCGTTGGCAAGGGAATATTACTTAAAGGCACTGAAAATAAACCCTGCTTATGCAGAGACGCTAAGAAACATTGAGTTAACTAAAACCAATTAGCCCTCTTAAATTTAGTCATCTTTATCGTCTGTGCTGCGTTTTTCAGTCATAATTTTCTTTATGGTTCTGTGAAAATCAACGCTAAAAAGAATATACCTAGCCTGCTGCTCCGGTGTTAACATACTTCTTAACTCATCTATCTCTGTCACTCTAAGGAGGGAGAGTTCTTTTTGGTTTTGTAATATCTTATCGACAAGTGTTTTTGTAGTATCAACTTTTTTAGCGTCAACGGCTTTTTTTAGATTTTTGATGTCATTTCTCATGTTGTGCATAAGCTCATGTTTTTTGTCATCATACTTATCTACTATAGACATAAGTTTTTCAGACGACTCCTTGTCTAATGAGAGTGTCTCAGCCATCTTCTTCTTTTTTAGGGCTTTTATTTTTTGGTGCATCTCCAACATCTCTTTGCTGTCCATTTTAGATTCTGCTTGTACCAGCACAAAACACCCAAATATGA
Coding sequences:
- a CDS encoding tetratricopeptide repeat protein translates to MFRKNTVILFAILASAFVPYSNVFYAPFVFDDTVISNFLKMRSFTEARFITETTFTLNYLIHGYWLPGYHFVNIAIHAINGVLIYLFMTQTFKTLSLSMAASSAKKYSFFISLLFLTHPLQIQAVTYTSQRYTSLVTLFVLAALNTYVLWRRGNTTVEHSKKKSVGLYISAIIITILSVKVKELAVVLPFLITLVEFMFFSGKIKSRIIYVLPFFLIIPVIIFNALNVSGISFENLTQTQHVSAGVIQDADIVYDVKSPLIANTRMEYILTEFRVIVTYLRMLVLPINLTLVHYYPVSRSVFDLSVIFSLLFLLAIFIFGAVMFAQGHKQNDIMKKLISFGIFWFFIGILPQSSLINKYGWTIFEYRVYLSSLGFFIAVFFLVLHIFRNKAMSVVNYLIAAIIVLSAVTTLYLNGNWQSEIKLWEDNVKKEPLHPVPSIQLGIAYGNAKRFKEAHAEFERASQMEPDFPEIPYQNGKVFAMERQYDKALEQFDKSISINSYLPFTHFDKAEVLAIKNKWPEVIDELLLSLKCGGGGYFTLYDLLGRAFTATGRVGEAIRAYERALRIYSDNAETHNNLGNLYTQTGNFAMANTEILTALKLNPELYEGYNNLGVLYANTGRMTDAVKEFQRALAIKKDYTTGLKNLANAYMGLKMFDDAGSTLKAAIEMNPESVEILTTIGNMHLLKGNKPLAREYYLKALKINPAYAETLRNIELTKTN